In Myxococcales bacterium, the genomic window TATAAAAATAAGCATTACATAAACTAGTTATGTATATGATTTAATGTCTATTATCAGTTGACGATTGATTGAGTGGATCAAATGGTCCGTTTATTCGGATTTCATTTTTTTCCGCAAGGTATTCAGGCCGAATGGCAGGTATAGCGGGCACCAACGGATGGAGGCGGTAATCAGCGGAATAACGCCGAGCAAACCCCACCAGGTTTTCAAGTAGAGACCCACCCCCAGGATCGACAGGCCGGCGATTATCCGCAACGCACGGTCCAAGTCGCCGATGTTCTTCGTCATGATTTCCTCCGCCCCGGCGACCGGGTCGCCGACCGTTTCTTTCTTCCGTCAACCTAACGCCGAATCGCAATTTGTCGAGTAGACCCGTCCGCTATTTCGCTTCGACAGCGGTTTTTACGCGACCGCGCATCAACTCTTCCATCAGTTCGGTCTGCACCTGCTGGATCTCCAGTAACCGCTGCCACTGGTGATTGATCAACCGGTCCACTTTTTCGTTCAGGATGCGGATTTCCAGCTCGGCTTTCAAGTTGATGCGGTAATCGTTGTCGTCGCGCACCCGGTCGCGCGATTCCTGCCGGTTCTGGCTCATCATGATGACCGGGGCCTGGATCGCCGCCAGGCAGGACAACATGAGGTTCAAGAGAATGTAAGGAAACGGATCGAACGGCGCGCTGAACAGCCAATGTGAATTCGCCAGCACCCAGACCAGCATGAATGCCGCGAAGAGGCCGATGAAATTCCAACTGCCGCCGAACGAAGCGACTTGATCCGCCACCCGCTGCCCGAAGGAAACCGACTGGCTGTATTCGCGGTCGGCGTTGGCGGTAAGCAATTCCTGGTCGCGGATCGCCTCCACCACGTCCTTTTCGAGGTCGGACAATTCGCCGCGATCCTCGGCCAGCAGATCGGCCACGTGCTCGGCGCGAAAGCTCGTCAAATCGGCCAGACAAACATAACCCGTAGGCGTCCAATCCGGATTTTTTTACGAATGACCTGGACGATGTTGTCGCGCAACGTTTCCGCGGGCATCATCTGGTTCAGCGGTTTTTCCTCGTGACAGACCTGGCAGACGGCGGTTTTCGCGGGGTTGTGGCTCATTCATTTTCCCTTTTTCGGCGGTTGGTCGCGTGACTAATGAATGGCGCATTTTTTCCGTCGGCGCAACCGGAACGCAACTCTGTTCGGGAGCAAGCTGCCGGCGGGCCGGCGTTCGAATCGCCAGCCCGCCCTTTATTCGAGGGATGGTTTCAATCAATTGAACGCGTTGGCGACGTGCTTCCAGATCATGGCGATATTCAACACGGCGTCGTGCAGGACGGCCCGATCGAATTCCTCGCCCGACACGGGCGCCTTGTCGGCGGCAAACACTTCGTCCAAGCTGATCAGATCATCCGAGTCGTAAGGGATTTTTTTCGGCGGCACGATCACCGACGACAGCGCGAACGAGCCGCGGGCAATGGTCATCATTTCGTTCCAGACGTCGTGATCCTTGTCGAGGTCGGGTATCGCCGGTTGAAAAGTCATTTTGAATTTGGCATCGACCTCGCGAACCTTGGCGAGAATGTCTTTCGCCGACAACTTACTCTGGAGAAAATCCTCCTTTTCAAAAAAAGTGCCGATTTTCTTATCCCAGCGCGCTTCCAATTGTTTGTGAAGTTTGCCTTTGTAATTGGTCAACACACGGCCGTCGCAGTGGCACGGCATACCGGCATCGGCGATGAAATGACTGAGCATGAAAAGAAAAGTGGCCACTTCTTCCTGCCGGGCCAAGGTGTTTTTGTCGACATCCCCGATGAAAGACACTTTACCTGGCAGATAATCCTGGATTTGCTGATTGCCCAGAATCAACAAATCCTTGATCGTGATCGTCAACGCCATTGCGCGGTTGGCCAGATGTTGTCCGGGACTCGGATCCGCTTTATACGGCGTCTGCCACCAGGCACTGTCCAGCGATTGATCCTGCCGCAGCAAAGCCGTCACCTGCCGTTCCGAGCCCAAATCCTCCAACAACTTCTCTTTCTTCACGACGAACTTTTTCTTCAGGTCACCGAGATACGGCACCATCTTCAGGACGTGATTGTCGAGGTTCCCGCTTCCTTTTTTCGACTCCTGCAGATCGGGAATCCAGGCGCCGACCGCCGCCGCTTTCGCATACGGCTCGATCAAATCGACAAACCATTGGTGCGATTGGCTTCCTTCGTCACGCAGCAGCGCGATCGCTCGCAATGCCAGCCAGGTATGAGCTCGCTGTTTCATTCAAATACCCCCTTTTACCGATGGTTAGATCAGGCCTTCCGGATGAAAAAAATACTTGGTGTGATATCTGCCTCTCAGGATATATTCCAAGTAACTATTTCTGACAAGCGGCCGTCCGACCCGCCGACGGGCGATGGCGGTCGACCGGAAAGCCGGCGCGAAACTTGTCGCTCCGAAGGGTTCGTGATAGCCTCACGGCCTCAAATGAAAATCGTTTATCTCCATACCGATCCGCTTCCCTCGCCGATGGCCGGCAGCGTCTTTGCCTTGTCCACCGCCGTCGGCCTGGCCAAGGCCGGTCACGAAACCGTTTTGATCATGCCGCGGAACCGGCGGACCGTCGCCGAAGCGCTGGAATATTACGGCGTCAAACCGCCGGAGAATCTGCGCATTCTGCTTCCCGCGCCGCCGGCCATCGAACTGGGTTCGTGGCGGATCGCTTATTCGCGGCGATTCTTCCGGGCCGCTTTCAAGTTGCTGCAAACCGAGGCGGTCGGCGCGGACGGGATCATCGTGCGCACGCTGACCCTGGCTCAATACCTGTCGCGGCACGAGTTGCCCGCGCCGCTCGTCTACGAAATGCACGACTGGTACGCCGACATCGAACGCAAATGGAGCGGCGCCGAGTGGATGATCGACGGCAAAAAGCTACGGCGCGAACGGTTTCTGCAAGCGGTCGAGAAAGAAACGATCCCGCGGCTGGCCGGGGTGATCGCCTTGCGCCGGGCGACGGGCGAACTGATGCGGCAGTGCTATCCAGCGGCCCGGGTCGAGGTCGTGCCGACCGGGCTGGACGCGCCCGCCGCGTTGCCCGCCGTCAGCGCGGAACCGGTGGTCGTCTACGCCGGCCAGCTTCACAAGCACAAGGGGCTGCAACTGCTGTTCGAGGCGCTGAAACTGGCCCCCGACCTGCGGGCGATCATCGTGGGCGGCGGCGACCCGCTCGCCGACCTCAAGGCGGAAGCGGCGCGGCTCGGGGTCGAGGCTCGCGTGGAGTTCACCGGGCACGTGCCGGCGGCGGCCGTCCGGGAGCACCTGTCGCGCGGCCGGGTCGGCGTGCTGCCGATGCGCGATTGCTTTTTCAACCGCGTGCTCACCTCGCCGCTGAAAATCATGGAGTATTACGCGGCGGGGCTGCCGGTGGTGACGGTCGACGCGCCGGTGACGCGCGAGGTCGTCGAGCCCGAGCAGACCGGTTTGCTGGCGCCGTTCGACGATCCGGCGGCGCTGGCGGGGGCTATGCGGCGGCTGTGCCTGGACGGCGAACTGCATGCCCGCTGCCGCGCCCGCATCGAACAACTCCTCCCC contains:
- a CDS encoding DUF2892 domain-containing protein — translated: MTKNIGDLDRALRIIAGLSILGVGLYLKTWWGLLGVIPLITASIRWCPLYLPFGLNTLRKKMKSE
- a CDS encoding glycosyltransferase family 4 protein; the encoded protein is MKIVYLHTDPLPSPMAGSVFALSTAVGLAKAGHETVLIMPRNRRTVAEALEYYGVKPPENLRILLPAPPAIELGSWRIAYSRRFFRAAFKLLQTEAVGADGIIVRTLTLAQYLSRHELPAPLVYEMHDWYADIERKWSGAEWMIDGKKLRRERFLQAVEKETIPRLAGVIALRRATGELMRQCYPAARVEVVPTGLDAPAALPAVSAEPVVVYAGQLHKHKGLQLLFEALKLAPDLRAIIVGGGDPLADLKAEAARLGVEARVEFTGHVPAAAVREHLSRGRVGVLPMRDCFFNRVLTSPLKIMEYYAAGLPVVTVDAPVTREVVEPEQTGLLAPFDDPAALAGAMRRLCLDGELHARCRARIEQLLPDLSWTRRGERIGRFLTELASPRPG